Proteins found in one Vallitalea guaymasensis genomic segment:
- a CDS encoding nucleoid-associated protein, which produces MYSIEEINISNMIVHILDTNLSVPVISMDEMESNYEIKEFFANHIVKTLNDDSIKNCEFNTDYNMVYTYVKEFASAEDKFIDMSINIANQLFSIMSSNLDIPSADLAIINFSCRSNRYLALLKLNYTNSFIHYTEVENESNINSIIRHRTTLPNMGQKINEAVIIDLSNLDLKVLEKKYEIDGNKEYYLSMHLLRCKTTLSSKEQYNIVKKATDSISKKYFDEDVEKKMEIKQELYNNIEETGEINLDKFADDVFKNNIEVKKEFIENLEKKGLEEPVVTLSEKTITRSFEKQRIKTDNGIELKIPMELYNDPNNIEFVTNPDGKISILIKNVNKIIQ; this is translated from the coding sequence ATGTATAGTATAGAAGAAATTAATATATCAAATATGATTGTACATATACTTGATACTAATCTAAGCGTTCCAGTGATTTCTATGGATGAAATGGAAAGTAATTATGAAATAAAAGAATTTTTTGCAAATCATATAGTAAAAACTCTTAATGATGACAGTATAAAAAACTGTGAATTCAACACAGATTATAATATGGTATATACATATGTTAAAGAATTTGCATCAGCAGAAGATAAATTCATTGATATGTCAATTAATATAGCTAATCAGTTGTTCTCTATTATGTCTTCTAATCTTGATATACCTTCAGCAGATTTGGCTATAATCAATTTTTCATGTAGAAGTAATAGATATTTGGCATTATTAAAACTAAATTATACTAATTCATTTATTCATTATACAGAGGTAGAAAATGAGTCTAATATCAATAGTATCATAAGACATAGGACTACACTTCCTAATATGGGACAAAAGATTAACGAAGCAGTAATTATAGATTTATCCAATTTAGACTTAAAAGTACTTGAAAAGAAATATGAGATAGATGGAAACAAAGAATATTATTTATCCATGCATTTATTAAGATGTAAGACTACCCTATCTTCAAAAGAACAATATAACATTGTCAAAAAAGCAACTGATTCAATCAGCAAGAAGTATTTTGATGAAGATGTTGAAAAGAAAATGGAAATCAAACAAGAACTATATAATAATATTGAAGAAACAGGAGAAATCAATCTGGATAAATTTGCGGATGATGTATTTAAGAATAATATAGAAGTAAAAAAAGAGTTTATTGAGAATCTAGAGAAAAAAGGGCTTGAAGAACCAGTAGTTACCCTTTCTGAAAAAACTATTACTCGTTCATTTGAGAAGCAAAGGATTAAAACCGATAATGGTATTGAATTAAAGATTCCTATGGAATTATATAATGATCCTAATAATATTGAATTTGTGACTAATCCTGATGGAAAGATATCTATATTAATTAAGAATGTTAATAAAATTATTCAATAG
- a CDS encoding ABC transporter permease, with protein MNKIDLIRMGLKNLFRRKLRTFLTTLGIIIGTISIVLMVSLGLGMQKNMEKQMSQWGSIDIVEVYPAGGGGNEYYGGGMVVMDAYPSNDSNAKNKKQKIENSDLAIIEQIDGVEAVTPIIEHTVVMKSKKLINNYVEIKGMTLEFMDKYGLELGEGRMLTAEDTKSFIIGYELLYRFYNPNNREDRWQSMFDPETGERKPPTFKPLESKITMSFDRNYGRDDRYSRYGNEEEQKPVRPMTVKAVGQLSEHAGWQKNECAYMEINQLTELKDKYDKMTGYRDTDGRRPKKDGYEKVLVYVPKRKNLEKVQEEIQKLGFTARSDANAFKQQESMSNTIKMVFGAIGGISLLVAAIGITNTMVMAIYERRKEIGVMKVIGSSIKDIKKLFLFESATIGLLGGILGISISIGISILLNNMQNTALLNFLHIYETGEANPDIFIMPSWLIVSAMAFTSLIGLISGYLPARKAMKLSALEAIKTE; from the coding sequence ATGAATAAAATAGATTTAATAAGAATGGGACTTAAGAATTTATTTAGAAGAAAACTTAGAACCTTTCTTACTACTCTAGGTATTATAATAGGTACTATATCCATTGTGTTGATGGTCTCCCTTGGTTTGGGGATGCAGAAAAATATGGAAAAACAGATGAGTCAGTGGGGAAGTATAGACATCGTAGAAGTATACCCTGCAGGTGGCGGTGGTAACGAATACTATGGCGGTGGTATGGTTGTAATGGACGCTTATCCATCAAATGATAGTAATGCTAAAAATAAAAAGCAAAAAATTGAAAATAGTGATCTTGCAATAATTGAACAAATTGATGGTGTAGAAGCTGTTACTCCTATTATAGAACATACTGTAGTCATGAAGTCAAAAAAATTAATAAATAATTATGTTGAGATTAAAGGTATGACTCTAGAATTTATGGATAAATATGGATTAGAGCTTGGTGAAGGGCGTATGCTAACTGCTGAAGATACTAAATCATTTATTATTGGATATGAGCTATTATATAGATTCTATAATCCAAATAATCGTGAAGATAGGTGGCAATCTATGTTTGATCCAGAAACTGGAGAAAGAAAACCTCCTACTTTCAAACCATTAGAAAGCAAAATAACTATGAGTTTTGACAGGAATTATGGACGTGATGACAGATATAGTCGTTATGGTAATGAAGAAGAACAAAAACCAGTAAGACCAATGACTGTTAAAGCCGTAGGACAGTTATCAGAACACGCGGGTTGGCAAAAAAACGAGTGTGCTTATATGGAAATAAACCAATTAACTGAATTAAAAGATAAATATGATAAGATGACTGGTTATCGTGATACTGATGGTAGAAGACCTAAAAAAGATGGATACGAAAAGGTGTTAGTATATGTACCAAAACGTAAAAATCTTGAAAAAGTTCAAGAAGAAATTCAAAAACTAGGCTTTACTGCTAGAAGTGACGCCAATGCATTCAAACAGCAAGAATCCATGAGTAATACTATCAAAATGGTTTTCGGAGCTATTGGAGGTATCTCATTATTAGTTGCAGCTATTGGTATCACTAATACAATGGTTATGGCAATATATGAGAGAAGAAAAGAAATTGGTGTAATGAAAGTTATTGGATCATCCATAAAAGATATTAAAAAATTATTCCTCTTTGAATCAGCTACTATAGGTTTATTAGGTGGGATACTAGGAATATCAATAAGCATTGGTATATCCATTCTACTCAATAATATGCAAAATACTGCATTGTTGAATTTCTTACATATTTATGAAACAGGTGAAGCTAATCCAGATATTTTTATAATGCCTTCTTGGCTAATTGTATCTGCTATGGCTTTCACATCATTGATTGGTCTTATATCAGGTTATCTACCTGCACGTAAGGCAATGAAACTTAGTGCACTTGAAGCTATTAAGACAGAATAA
- a CDS encoding COG1361 S-layer family protein — protein sequence MKKFLVYMCALVISLNVMGVDVSAADTPVIKNDILVQSFSTGGKTISEGTEFDLNVTFSGSIPGTATDKKIQIDPGSFVVRNQGLIINYQNNINIPMKCSGTNNTITLTCSYTDSGTTYQSINKITVDMVKYSDSGSSSPTDTSKYTPELVIENQEIPTANAGSDIDLALKLKNAGTYTAKNITVELIPPTDKDFSYETNTISLIDKIQQLKKTETAELNYSFLVKDSTPAKTYSCQLKYTYFNLYGDKVEKTQDIYIKVRKGFPSVDLRLSEVTNDPEIIKAGQKVQLSFLVNNNYGLSTVSALDVTLEGLGKGFTIVDGVNGRRISNLRPDAKGETVTFDLFASSDLKKGSYPITVNLKYKDSSNAEKEVKKEIYLMVDSGNTDIAIRNIKAPTGQINASQPFNVSFDIVNTGEVKAEDLIVTVKGDEEIVPMSQNIQVINEMEVGATKQLTYKFQPTEEAKTKTHLLNIEIKGKDEDAFTTINQYVGVYVKAKKENADGTTSKPIIIVDNFTIVSESTQSEITNAGENFDLTLYFKNTHDSKKVQNIKVSLGAEENSDTDKAKAGSVFTPVESSSTFFIKEIAPGQSIEKQLKIFTIPFAASKVHNLKLDIYYEYESDEKLLTETIKDAIPVTVIQPSSFITSDIKIPETMIVGNQTDLEFDISNTGRTSLDNFTVRVEGFSSTNSRNYIGNLETGRSTYYSNEIWVDEEGEITGALIFTYTKPDGKEEEVRKEFKTVGQAMDFGPSEGDMGMDMGEFDKMPGQEKKSNKTLIIIISSVAAVAVIVTIIIVRRKIKKKKEMNFDE from the coding sequence ATGAAGAAATTTTTAGTATATATGTGTGCGCTTGTGATTAGCTTGAATGTGATGGGGGTTGATGTATCTGCCGCTGATACACCGGTAATAAAAAATGACATCTTAGTACAATCATTTTCTACAGGTGGTAAAACAATTAGTGAAGGAACAGAATTTGACTTAAATGTTACTTTTTCTGGTAGTATTCCTGGAACAGCAACTGACAAAAAAATTCAAATTGACCCAGGTAGTTTTGTAGTTAGAAATCAAGGGTTAATAATAAATTACCAAAATAATATTAATATTCCTATGAAGTGCTCAGGAACTAACAATACAATTACTTTAACTTGTAGTTATACCGACAGTGGTACAACATATCAGTCAATTAATAAGATCACAGTTGACATGGTAAAATACAGCGACAGCGGTTCATCATCACCAACAGACACTAGCAAATACACTCCAGAATTAGTAATAGAAAATCAAGAAATACCTACTGCTAATGCTGGTTCAGATATTGATTTAGCTCTAAAATTAAAGAATGCTGGTACATACACAGCTAAAAATATTACAGTTGAACTTATACCACCAACTGATAAAGATTTTAGTTATGAAACAAATACAATTAGTTTAATTGATAAAATACAGCAATTAAAGAAAACTGAAACTGCTGAATTAAACTATTCTTTCTTAGTTAAAGATTCAACACCTGCTAAGACATATAGTTGTCAATTAAAGTATACATACTTCAACTTATATGGTGACAAAGTAGAAAAAACACAAGACATATATATAAAAGTAAGAAAAGGTTTCCCTTCTGTTGATTTAAGATTATCAGAAGTAACTAACGATCCTGAAATAATCAAAGCAGGACAAAAAGTTCAACTTAGCTTCTTAGTTAACAATAATTATGGTTTATCTACTGTTAGCGCACTAGATGTTACATTAGAAGGATTAGGTAAAGGATTTACAATCGTTGATGGTGTTAACGGTCGTAGAATCAGTAACTTACGTCCTGATGCAAAAGGAGAAACAGTAACTTTTGACCTTTTCGCATCATCAGATTTGAAAAAAGGAAGTTATCCAATAACAGTAAATCTTAAATATAAAGACAGTTCTAATGCTGAAAAAGAAGTTAAAAAAGAAATCTATTTAATGGTAGACAGTGGAAATACTGATATTGCTATTAGAAATATCAAAGCTCCAACAGGTCAAATAAATGCGAGTCAACCATTCAACGTATCTTTTGATATTGTTAATACTGGTGAAGTAAAAGCAGAAGACCTTATTGTTACAGTAAAAGGTGACGAAGAAATTGTACCAATGTCACAAAACATACAAGTAATCAATGAAATGGAAGTCGGAGCAACTAAACAACTAACATACAAATTCCAACCAACTGAAGAAGCAAAAACTAAAACTCATTTACTTAACATTGAAATAAAAGGTAAAGATGAAGATGCATTTACAACTATCAATCAATATGTAGGTGTTTATGTAAAAGCTAAGAAAGAAAATGCTGATGGAACTACAAGTAAGCCAATCATTATTGTAGATAACTTTACTATTGTTTCAGAGTCAACTCAATCTGAGATAACTAATGCAGGTGAGAATTTTGACCTTACACTATATTTCAAAAATACACATGACAGTAAAAAAGTACAAAACATAAAGGTATCTTTGGGTGCTGAAGAAAATTCAGATACAGATAAAGCAAAAGCAGGTAGCGTATTTACTCCAGTTGAATCAAGTAGTACTTTCTTTATTAAAGAAATTGCTCCTGGTCAATCAATTGAAAAGCAATTAAAAATATTTACAATACCATTTGCTGCATCAAAGGTACATAACCTAAAACTTGATATTTACTATGAATATGAAAGCGATGAAAAATTACTTACTGAAACAATTAAAGATGCTATTCCTGTAACTGTAATTCAACCGTCCAGTTTTATTACTAGTGACATTAAAATACCAGAAACAATGATTGTGGGTAATCAAACAGACCTAGAATTTGATATAAGTAATACTGGTAGAACTTCACTTGATAATTTTACTGTCAGAGTAGAAGGATTCAGTAGTACTAATAGCAGGAATTATATAGGTAATCTAGAGACTGGTAGAAGTACTTATTACAGTAATGAAATATGGGTTGATGAAGAAGGCGAAATTACTGGTGCTTTAATTTTCACTTATACAAAACCAGATGGTAAAGAAGAAGAAGTAAGAAAAGAGTTCAAGACAGTAGGTCAAGCAATGGATTTCGGTCCATCAGAAGGAGATATGGGCATGGACATGGGAGAATTTGATAAAATGCCTGGTCAAGAAAAGAAATCAAATAAGACATTAATTATTATTATATCTTCTGTAGCCGCTGTAGCAGTAATAGTAACTATTATTATAGTAAGAAGAAAAATTAAGAAAAAGAAGGAAATGAACTTCGATGAATAA
- a CDS encoding ABC transporter ATP-binding protein, protein MSDLIEIKNLRKVYRMGNERVVALDNISLGIKKGECCCILGTSGSGKSTLLNMIAGLEKPTKGQIKIKGSRIEKMNEKQVTKFRQKNVGFVFQSYNLLPNLTALENVAMPMIFGGVPKKKREKEAKRMLTAVGLGDRLHHKPSQMSGGQQQRVSIARAFVGTPEIVFADEPTGNLDTKTTMEVMELITNIAKENNQTLIIVTHDVETSVYANRVIHVRDGLIESIDSIDKNEIESKQEA, encoded by the coding sequence ATGAGTGATCTAATTGAAATCAAAAACCTAAGAAAAGTATATCGAATGGGTAATGAACGTGTTGTCGCCCTTGACAATATCAGCCTGGGTATTAAGAAAGGCGAATGCTGTTGTATATTAGGAACTTCAGGTTCTGGAAAATCTACTCTGCTTAACATGATTGCTGGTCTTGAAAAACCTACTAAAGGACAAATCAAGATTAAAGGTAGTCGAATTGAAAAAATGAATGAAAAACAAGTTACAAAGTTCCGTCAAAAAAATGTAGGTTTTGTTTTTCAATCTTACAATTTATTACCTAACTTAACAGCCCTTGAAAATGTGGCTATGCCTATGATATTTGGTGGTGTACCTAAGAAAAAAAGGGAAAAAGAGGCTAAGCGAATGCTTACAGCCGTAGGTCTAGGTGATAGACTTCATCATAAACCTTCACAAATGAGTGGAGGTCAGCAACAGAGAGTAAGTATTGCAAGAGCTTTTGTAGGAACACCTGAGATAGTATTTGCCGATGAGCCTACAGGAAATCTAGATACCAAGACAACTATGGAAGTCATGGAACTGATTACGAATATTGCTAAGGAAAATAATCAAACACTTATAATCGTAACCCACGACGTAGAAACTTCCGTATATGCAAACCGTGTTATTCATGTACGTGATGGACTTATAGAATCGATAGATAGTATTGATAAAAATGAAATAGAAAGTAAACAGGAGGCTTAA
- a CDS encoding tRNA threonylcarbamoyladenosine dehydratase: MSHAFSRTEMLIGKDGLQKLKNSKVAVFGVGGVGTYVIEGLARSGIGELILIDDDDICVSNINRQLHATTRTVGQAKVDVMKDRILDINNEAKVITYRELYNSHSADRLLSDDYSYVVDAIDMVSSKLDLIERCKKRNIPIISSMGAGNKLNPAMFEVADIYETSVCPLAKVMRKELRNRDIDSLKVVYSKEKPLKPILVDDDKTDSEEYESAKIKRQTPGSVAFVPSVVGLIIASEVVKDLLNF, from the coding sequence ATGTCACATGCATTTTCAAGAACAGAAATGTTGATTGGCAAAGATGGTTTACAAAAGTTAAAAAACAGTAAAGTAGCTGTTTTTGGAGTTGGTGGAGTAGGAACATATGTAATAGAGGGATTAGCAAGAAGTGGAATAGGAGAATTGATTCTAATAGATGACGATGATATATGTGTCTCTAATATAAATAGGCAATTACATGCAACCACTAGGACTGTAGGACAAGCTAAAGTAGATGTGATGAAGGATAGGATTTTAGATATTAATAATGAAGCAAAAGTTATTACCTACAGAGAATTATATAATTCTCATAGTGCAGACAGATTATTATCAGATGATTATTCTTATGTAGTAGATGCTATAGATATGGTTTCATCAAAACTTGATTTGATAGAACGATGTAAGAAGAGAAATATACCGATTATTAGTAGCATGGGAGCAGGTAACAAACTCAACCCTGCCATGTTTGAGGTTGCAGATATATATGAAACGTCAGTATGTCCATTAGCTAAGGTAATGAGGAAAGAGTTGAGAAACAGGGATATTGACAGTCTTAAGGTGGTTTATTCAAAAGAAAAGCCATTAAAACCTATATTAGTTGATGATGATAAAACTGATAGTGAAGAATATGAATCAGCAAAAATAAAAAGACAGACACCAGGGAGTGTTGCATTTGTTCCCTCGGTTGTGGGATTGATTATAGCTTCAGAGGTAGTGAAAGATTTACTTAATTTCTAG
- the hydE gene encoding [FeFe] hydrogenase H-cluster radical SAM maturase HydE: MKRLIDKLYDSNNLSSDELLLLLNNMDEESKKYLHMKANETRLHIYNDKVYMRGLIEFTNYCKNNCRYCGIRRDNKDASRYRLSKEEILDCCKEGYRLGYRTYVLQGGEDAYYTDDKIVDIVSSIKASFEDVAVTLSIGEKSYESYKKYFDAGADRYLLRHETNSRELYDSLHPDMSYDNRIKCLHDLKDIGYQIGAGFMIGLPNQTNEDFVQDLTFLKKLQPHMVGIGPFIPQSDTPLADEKAGTVEKTCILLSLIRLLLPEVLLPATTALGSINNKGREQGLKAGANVVMPNLSPTSVRDKYALYDGKICTGDEAAQCRNCIENRIKMAGYEVDMSRGDHISLQNK, encoded by the coding sequence ATGAAAAGATTAATTGATAAACTATATGATAGTAATAATTTGTCTTCTGATGAATTATTACTATTACTTAATAATATGGATGAAGAATCTAAGAAGTACTTACATATGAAAGCTAATGAAACAAGATTACATATTTATAATGATAAAGTATATATGCGAGGATTGATTGAATTCACTAATTACTGCAAAAACAATTGCAGATATTGTGGAATCAGAAGAGATAATAAAGATGCAAGTAGGTATAGATTAAGTAAAGAAGAAATACTTGATTGCTGTAAGGAAGGATATAGATTAGGTTATAGGACTTATGTTCTTCAAGGAGGAGAAGATGCTTATTATACAGATGATAAAATTGTAGATATAGTTTCCTCTATAAAAGCATCTTTTGAGGATGTTGCTGTTACATTATCAATTGGAGAAAAAAGCTATGAATCCTATAAAAAATATTTTGATGCAGGAGCGGACAGATATCTTTTAAGACATGAGACTAATTCTAGAGAACTCTATGACAGTTTACACCCTGATATGAGCTATGATAATAGAATTAAATGTCTACATGATCTAAAAGATATAGGATATCAAATTGGAGCAGGTTTCATGATTGGATTACCTAATCAGACCAACGAAGATTTTGTTCAGGACCTTACTTTCTTGAAAAAATTACAACCACATATGGTAGGTATAGGACCATTTATACCTCAATCAGATACACCACTTGCAGATGAAAAGGCAGGGACGGTGGAAAAGACATGTATACTTCTTTCATTAATAAGACTTTTACTGCCAGAGGTTTTATTGCCAGCCACAACTGCACTTGGTTCCATCAATAATAAAGGAAGAGAACAAGGGTTAAAAGCAGGTGCTAATGTTGTAATGCCTAATTTATCTCCAACCAGTGTAAGAGATAAATATGCATTGTATGATGGTAAGATATGTACAGGTGATGAAGCGGCACAGTGTAGGAACTGTATTGAAAATAGAATCAAGATGGCAGGATATGAAGTGGATATGTCCAGAGGTGACCATATATCTTTACAAAATAAATAA
- a CDS encoding glycoside hydrolase family 18 protein translates to MQIHVVSPGESLFTIARTYNIPVSDIIEINQLENPANLVVGQTLLIPTMGKFYTVRPGDSLYSISEKFNVPVYLIQRANDYMDPMDLQVGTRIFIPSGPKPIVDVAAYVDLDITGEDSASYVEEVGDNLTYVNIFSYKANADGSLTPPIGDEPVINAAYSKRVAPLMVITNIDEGGFSIENATALLNDEEAQDRLLDEAIAIMKEKGYLGIDFDFEYLGAENRKAYIDFLKKAKKRLKEEDERYTLSVALAPKISDDQVGILYEGHDYREIGKIVDFIFIMTYEWGWSGGPPRAVSPINEVRRVVEYALSHVPSEKIMMGIPLYGYDWTLPFVEGGKFAKSIGFKDGVELARKYNRQIQFDEESQSPFFRYIDEEGKEHEVWFEDARSLQAKFDLVKELDLRGFFYWVLARAAPQNWELVEDNFIVNKVI, encoded by the coding sequence ATGCAAATACATGTCGTGAGTCCTGGAGAATCACTCTTTACTATTGCAAGGACATATAATATACCTGTTAGCGATATAATTGAAATAAATCAGTTAGAAAATCCTGCTAATCTTGTTGTTGGGCAGACATTATTAATCCCTACAATGGGAAAATTCTATACAGTTAGACCCGGTGATAGTTTATATTCTATTAGTGAAAAATTTAATGTACCAGTGTATTTGATTCAAAGAGCCAATGATTATATGGACCCAATGGATTTACAAGTTGGTACAAGAATATTTATACCTAGTGGACCAAAACCTATTGTAGATGTAGCAGCTTATGTTGATCTAGATATAACAGGTGAAGATTCAGCTTCATATGTAGAAGAGGTAGGAGATAATTTAACATATGTTAATATATTTAGCTATAAAGCTAATGCTGATGGATCCTTAACTCCACCAATAGGTGATGAACCAGTAATTAATGCTGCTTATAGTAAAAGGGTAGCACCTCTCATGGTAATAACAAATATTGATGAGGGTGGATTCAGTATTGAAAATGCAACAGCCCTGCTTAATGATGAGGAAGCACAAGATAGATTATTAGATGAAGCTATAGCTATTATGAAAGAAAAAGGGTATCTAGGAATTGATTTTGATTTTGAATACCTTGGAGCAGAAAATCGTAAAGCATACATTGATTTCTTGAAGAAAGCCAAGAAACGGTTAAAGGAAGAAGATGAAAGATATACTCTATCAGTTGCTTTGGCACCTAAGATTAGTGATGACCAGGTAGGAATATTATACGAAGGACATGATTATAGAGAAATAGGTAAAATAGTTGACTTTATTTTTATTATGACATACGAGTGGGGATGGTCAGGGGGACCACCTAGAGCAGTTTCTCCAATAAATGAAGTCAGAAGAGTGGTTGAATACGCTTTGTCCCATGTTCCTAGTGAAAAGATTATGATGGGAATACCTTTATATGGCTATGATTGGACACTACCTTTTGTTGAAGGAGGTAAGTTCGCAAAATCTATTGGTTTCAAAGATGGAGTAGAGTTAGCTAGGAAATACAACAGGCAGATTCAATTTGATGAAGAATCCCAGTCACCATTTTTTAGATATATAGATGAAGAAGGCAAAGAACACGAGGTATGGTTTGAAGATGCTAGAAGTCTACAAGCAAAATTTGATTTGGTTAAAGAGTTGGATTTAAGAGGTTTCTTTTATTGGGTTTTAGCTAGAGCAGCTCCACAGAATTGGGAGTTGGTTGAAGATAACTTTATTGTTAATAAGGTAATATAA
- a CDS encoding DUF4397 domain-containing protein — protein MRDKKTSYIRLLHASPKAPAVDVYANGDNILADDLSYGEFTPYLPVMPGTYTIDIYPADNSDTPILTKELVLPEKTIATIAAIGELPELELFIVEDPKEPLQPNTSKIRFVHLSPDAPAVDVIEPNGSILFKDVSYKDITDYLSITPDTYTVEIAPTGTDNSVLFVPNIRLLPDAFYSLYAIGLVEGDPYLQLLIPLDGNSYIET, from the coding sequence GTGCGCGATAAGAAAACATCATATATCAGACTTCTTCATGCGTCTCCAAAAGCTCCAGCAGTGGATGTTTATGCCAACGGTGACAATATTCTAGCAGACGACCTATCATATGGAGAATTTACTCCATATCTTCCAGTTATGCCTGGAACTTATACCATTGATATTTATCCTGCTGATAATTCAGATACGCCGATTCTTACTAAAGAATTAGTTTTACCTGAAAAGACAATAGCTACAATAGCTGCTATTGGAGAATTACCAGAACTAGAATTATTCATAGTAGAAGACCCAAAAGAACCTTTACAACCAAATACCAGCAAAATAAGATTTGTACATCTTTCCCCAGATGCTCCAGCTGTTGATGTTATAGAGCCGAATGGGTCAATACTATTTAAAGATGTAAGCTATAAAGATATAACTGATTATTTGAGTATAACCCCCGACACTTATACAGTAGAAATAGCACCTACTGGTACGGATAATTCAGTTTTGTTTGTACCTAATATTAGATTACTTCCAGATGCCTTTTACTCATTATACGCAATCGGTCTAGTTGAGGGAGATCCTTATTTACAATTATTGATACCATTAGATGGAAATTCTTATATCGAGACATAG
- a CDS encoding Ig-like domain-containing protein, translated as MDKKVKIYNCNLSMGQGTRIEGRIVGKNLSRDHIRCTLEKEPESGKIELTTNGYWSYIPNSSFVGTEEFVIKVYICGVGEKYSTIKIDVEEQEVSTKISKFLQFEDRLKIENYEDEIVEIKNIMLYVVIHDKKLIKNDFNKTSKLRIAGTLKYLVNYDVGIVPVEKKPTIWFDEDAEETSEFVPEKEVQVERETKFRTEIDLGDYRLDDDSIIEYEVKYQNYRLMDYDVINHYCAIELYINK; from the coding sequence TTGGATAAAAAGGTTAAAATATATAATTGTAATTTATCGATGGGGCAAGGTACTAGAATTGAAGGTAGAATTGTTGGAAAAAATTTATCAAGAGATCATATACGCTGTACATTAGAAAAAGAACCCGAGAGTGGAAAAATAGAATTGACAACCAATGGTTATTGGTCTTATATACCTAATAGTAGTTTTGTTGGAACTGAAGAATTTGTTATAAAAGTTTATATTTGTGGAGTAGGAGAAAAATATTCAACTATAAAGATAGATGTAGAAGAACAAGAGGTCAGCACTAAGATATCCAAATTTCTACAGTTTGAGGATAGACTTAAAATAGAGAATTATGAGGATGAGATTGTAGAAATAAAAAATATCATGTTATATGTAGTTATACATGATAAAAAACTCATCAAAAATGATTTTAATAAAACATCAAAATTAAGGATAGCAGGTACACTAAAATATCTAGTCAACTATGATGTGGGTATCGTACCAGTAGAAAAAAAACCAACTATTTGGTTTGACGAAGATGCAGAAGAAACTAGTGAATTTGTACCTGAAAAAGAAGTTCAAGTTGAGAGAGAGACTAAGTTCAGGACAGAGATAGATTTGGGAGATTATAGATTAGACGATGATTCTATTATAGAATACGAGGTTAAATATCAAAATTATAGATTAATGGATTATGATGTCATAAATCATTATTGTGCTATAGAATTGTATATAAATAAGTAA